The DNA sequence TAACTATTAACAAATAGGAGACATAAATACCAATGGGAGACAAAGATTTTTTCTTAGATCCTGATGACGCAATGACTATGGGCGACATCAACTACATGAGAACTAGCAGAAGAACTAGAAGAACTTTTCCCAAAACCCTCAAAAACAAAGATGGTTTTGCGTTTGAAAATGAAGTTTCCTCGATAGAAAACAGAAACAACCTTTACAAAGGTAGCAACACTAACCAAGACACTACCGTAAACACTATTTTCAATCCTACTCCTAGCTCTCAGTCTCAACCTGGAATTACTGGCGGTTCAGCAGTCACTCAAACTAATCCAGTTAGAGAGTTTACGCCTGAAATAAAACCACTGTCTCGATCCAGTTTTGATGCCCCTAAACCTTCTGCTGAGAAGCGTCGTCCATCTGGTGACAGCATGGACATGTTCCGCAATATGGCTAAAAATATAGGCAGAAAATAATGGCGATTTAATCGATCGCTTGCCTAATTTTGTGGGTGAATAAGGCAAAATAATCGATCTGAGGTGAATTGTTACAGTTCACCTCATTTTTTGGGCTTTTTGCTAGACATCATAAAAACTGCTTTACGATCTTTAGGGATAGCCAAGATTAAGCTAACAAAATTAAACCTGCTAAATAAGGAGTAAAAAATTAATGACTAATACGCAAACTAGAAAAGCTGACCATCTGCGTATTTGTCTAGAAGATGACGTACAGTTTCGCCTAACCAACGGATTAGAGCAATATCGTTTTACTCACTCTTGCCTACCAGAGCTTAATTTAAGTGAAGTCGATCTCAGCACTCAGTTTCTGGGTAAGACTTTAAAAGCACCTCTATTGATTTCTTCGATGACAGGGGGAACAGAGCAAGCCAAAATGATCAACTCTCGTTTAGCAGTGGCAGCACAACAATATGGATTAGCGATGGGGGTAGGATCGCAACGTATTGCCGTGGAAAATCCGAATGTAGCCCATACTTTTGCTATGAGATCGCTGGCACCTGATGCTATGCTATTTGCTAATTTAGGGGCAGTACAGCTTAACTATACCTATGGTTTAGAACAGTGCTTGCGGGTAGTGGATATTTTAGAAGCCGATGCCCTAATTTTGCATCTCAATCCTCTTCAAGAATGTATCCAACCCCACGGCGATACGAATTTCAAAGGCTTACTCGCTAAAATTAAACAGTTATGTAAACAAGTAGATGTACCCGTAATTGCGAAAGAAGTAGGTAATGGTATTTCTCAAGAGATGGCAACCAAACTGATTGAGGCTGGGGTAGATGTCATTGACGTAGCTGGTGCTGGGGGAACATCCTGGGCGAAGGTAGAGAGTGAAAGAGCCGAAAATAATCTCCAGCGACGACTAGGGGAAACTTTTGCTGACTGGGGAATTTCTACCGCCGACTGCATTGTTCAAATTCGCGAGCAACATCCAAATTTACCTTTAATTGCTTCAGGAGGCTTACGCAACGGCATGGAAGTAGCCAAAGCGATCGCTTTAGGAGCAGATTTAGCAGGGTTGGCTTTTCCTTTCCTACAAGCAGCATCAGAGTCGCAAGCGGCTATTGATGAGTTGATTGAATTACTAATTAGCGAGCTTAAAACTGTTTTATTCTGTACTGGTAATGCTAATGTAACTGAATTAAAGCGATCGCCATCTTTAATAAAAGCCGTTTAGTTTTTTAACCAGCACAAGATAAGATCTTAGTCTTCCCAAAATCATAGCTAGAGAAGGAAGATTGACGATTAAATAAGCTCTGGGGGAACAGCAGGCATAAGTATTTTAAATACTGTTCCCTTATTTGGCTGGCTACTAACAGAAATCTCTCCACCACTGCGTTGAATAGATTGCTTAACTAGAGTTAATCCTAAGCCAGCGCCCGCAGATTGCGATTTATCCGAAGGTTTAGTACGATAAAAGCTATCAAAAATTCGATTGATTTCTTTACTGGCAATACCCACCCCTGTATCTGTTACCAAGATTTCAATCTGCTGTCTTTCTTTTTTAAATGATGCCTGCACAAAGACTTTTCCTTTGGGCGGAGTAAATTGTAAACTATTGTTGAGTAAATTAATAATAATTTGTCTAAACCAGGGTTTAGGACAAGAAATAGGGGGTAAATTGGCGGGAATTGTGTAGCCCAACTGAATTTCCTTTTCTTCGGCTAAA is a window from the Pleurocapsa minor HA4230-MV1 genome containing:
- the fni gene encoding type 2 isopentenyl-diphosphate Delta-isomerase, yielding MTNTQTRKADHLRICLEDDVQFRLTNGLEQYRFTHSCLPELNLSEVDLSTQFLGKTLKAPLLISSMTGGTEQAKMINSRLAVAAQQYGLAMGVGSQRIAVENPNVAHTFAMRSLAPDAMLFANLGAVQLNYTYGLEQCLRVVDILEADALILHLNPLQECIQPHGDTNFKGLLAKIKQLCKQVDVPVIAKEVGNGISQEMATKLIEAGVDVIDVAGAGGTSWAKVESERAENNLQRRLGETFADWGISTADCIVQIREQHPNLPLIASGGLRNGMEVAKAIALGADLAGLAFPFLQAASESQAAIDELIELLISELKTVLFCTGNANVTELKRSPSLIKAV